A genomic segment from Verrucomicrobiia bacterium encodes:
- a CDS encoding DUF2892 domain-containing protein, with translation MKENVGEVDRNLRFVAGGALLALAFMSRSSGPVRLGALLLGLSELVTATTRVCPLNSFIGIDTNRTDMSDMEALAQTTTESPMEDRALAGSA, from the coding sequence ATGAAAGAAAACGTTGGTGAAGTGGACAGGAACCTCAGGTTTGTGGCGGGTGGCGCGCTGCTGGCGCTTGCCTTCATGTCAAGGTCAAGCGGGCCCGTGCGTCTGGGAGCGCTGCTCCTCGGATTGAGCGAATTGGTGACGGCGACGACGCGTGTCTGCCCGCTCAACTCGTTCATAGGCATTGATACCAATCGGACAGACATGTCAGACATGGAAGCGCTGGCTCAAACGACCACGGAATCGCCGATGGAGGATCGAGCCCTTGCCGGAAGCGCCTGA